The Streptomyces sp. NBC_00162 sequence CTTGCGCGGAGGTCACCGATTTTGGACCGGACCTCGACCGGCTCATCGAGGACATGTTCGCGACGATGTACGCCGCCGAGGGCGTCGGCCTCGCCGCGAACCAGATCGGCGTCGGGCAGCGGGTCTTCGTCTACGACTGCCCCGACGACGAGGACGTCCGGCACGTCGGACACATCGTCAATCCGCGGCTGGTGGCCGCCGACGGGGACGAGTTCACCGGCCCCGAGGGCTGCCTGTCGCTGCCGGGGCTGGAGGCGGGCACCGCGCGCTTCGACCGGGCGATCGTCGAAGGGGTCACCTCGGACGGGGCCGCCGTGCGGATCGAGGGCACCGGGTTCTTCGCCCGGTGCCTGCAGCACGAGTGCGACCACCTCGACGGGACCGTGTACGCGGACCGGGTTACGGGGCTGCGGGCCCGCCGCCTGCGGCGGGCGATCCGCAAGACCCCGTGGGGTGCGGGGGCGCTGCGCGGCTGAACAGCAGCCCGGCTGCGCCGGGACCTGGGGCTTTGCCCCAGACCCCACGCCTCAAACGCCGGCGGGGCTGGGTTTGGCTCTGGGTTCGGCCTCAGAACCCCGGGCCGTCGGCGCGGTTGCCGGCCGTGGCCAGGCGGCCCCACAGGAGATCCGTGAGGCCGGCGACCAGGTCCGCGCGGTCGCAGGGGCGT is a genomic window containing:
- the def gene encoding peptide deformylase, coding for MRQRPIPGTTGLVRTMSLLGDPVLHSACAEVTDFGPDLDRLIEDMFATMYAAEGVGLAANQIGVGQRVFVYDCPDDEDVRHVGHIVNPRLVAADGDEFTGPEGCLSLPGLEAGTARFDRAIVEGVTSDGAAVRIEGTGFFARCLQHECDHLDGTVYADRVTGLRARRLRRAIRKTPWGAGALRG